Part of the Impatiens glandulifera chromosome 8, dImpGla2.1, whole genome shotgun sequence genome is shown below.
tttcaaatgctcgtcaaactaaccattaattctgacctcacactcgacaaaccacccaccacccaacctcTATCTCGgtacctcacattttcaaaagctcgtcaaaccaaccactaattccgacctcacactcgacaaaccacccaccacccgacctctatctcgtgacctcacactttcaaatgttcgtcatactaaccactaattccgatctcacactcgataaaccacccactattcgaccttcatctcgtgacctcacactttcaaatgatcgtcaaaccaaccattaattccgacctcacactttcagatgtcTATCATTTGTGTAAAAGTTGCGccattatatattatagtcaagaatccattttgaaaatataaatttgcatgttttgggattcgaacTCTGGTCTTAAGTATGAAATGTAAAAACTTAAATCGTCaaaccacttatgattgttgaaataattttattattttgtgtatatatatatatatatatatatatatatatatatatatatatatatatatatatatatatatatatatatatatatatatatatatatatatatattgtatttaatatttattatcgaaaaatatttataatatatatatatatgatgagagaaaaaatatatgataaaaaataaaatgtatttatataattttaatgatgaaaaataatatatatatatatatatatatatatatatatatatatatatatatatatatatatatatatatatatatatatatatatatatatatatatatataaggtaactacatttaatatatatatatatatatataattaattaattaattaatgagagagaaaataatttaaaaagaaaaattagttattattattatcatttttaaactttatatatatatatatatatatatatatatattataatgttattatatatataattattgataatacaaaatatatatatatatatatattattaatgagagaaaaaatataaaaagaaaaaatatatttataatcaataaTGCCTTCTTcaaaatttgcatgttttgagatttgaatatatttatagttaagaATGATATATGAACACTTTAACAGTTAGATAAattgagaattttaaaataattttattattttgtatatatatattttttgtatttaattattaagtagttgatttttatattaattaaaaaattatttatactcaaaaagaaaatattataaatatatatatttatgagagaaaaaatgtataataaaaataaaatttatttacataaaattaataataaaaaataatatatatatatatatatataatatatatatataaaaggtaaCTACtaactatatttaataaataatatatatatatatatatatatatatatatatataataattatgtaatatgtgaaggtaaaaaatgtttatatatatttataaataaaatgaatataaaattgataaggtaggtgcatttataaaaaaaaaaattgtttatatatatatatatatatatatatatatatatatatatatatatatatatatatatatatatatatatatatatatataataaatataaaaattataaagtaggtgtatttataaaataaacattgtttatatatatatatatatatatatataaacaaaaataaatataaaaatgataaaagtagatgtattaataaaaaaaaattgtttatgaattaatattaatatagataattttttagataatatatggtaagaaatatatatctatattatatataaatatataaaaaggaaaactaaatttaattaagaaagagaaagtagaagaaaggagagagaaaatacatGATAACGtggattatatttatatttgatttaatatggTGCTTGATGCCGATGAATTAATATGGTGCTGTtgactttaaatattatatatatatattaattagaaaccTCTCAGAGATatttcacaattatttttaagtttttattttttttttattattatatatattcggTATTACTTGTCATTTGTCAAGTACAGGACAATTTTTACTATCgcttataataatttaaagatatttttttaacacattttattgatttattgaacttattatatttaattaattatgtagtCACGTTTAGGGATGAAAAAATACcgatattaaagatatatcaaatatattataccgtaatatattgaaaatatcgatttttaaggtataccgaaaaatgTAAgatatgataccgataccgaaactaaaattattggtacggtaaaggtatgagatttttaaaattttgatatatcgaAATAAACcgaaataccaaaataatatttataagttaaaatatatatatatatatatataaagaaataattaaaaaaatttgatattaatttaattatagaaatataatttttgaataatatcaaaatataactatactgaaatattattctatatatggCTCTCGACCTTACCAAtatgattgttttttttaagttaatatgttttttaggtatgaaaggtataataccgatatcgtaccgaaattaaggtataccgaaatcaaggtaaagtaaatgtatgatttttttgtataccaaaattaaagtataccgaaattaagataAGGTAattgtatgatttttttgtataccgaaattaagatatatcaaaattaaggtatatcgaaattaaggtataccgaaatcaaggtaaggtaaagatatgcaatttttttgaatatcaaaattttagataaggtataaggtatagataaaatattaaggtataccgtaccgagTCTACCGACCTATCCCTAGTCACAATAAGAAAAATTAGAAGATTAATGtatattctttattataattttaattttataaatttgttatattatttaatattaaatattattttataaattaattttcaatatttaatttcttatttaaattaacgacaattaattattaatttttaaacaatatttaaaagtaatagaatattaaattgaagagatttattattataacaaacaTGTAACGATTATACCAAGATAGATTAACTTATAACGAAGATACATGCTTTGCTTCGACGAAGATTTCAATTGGTCCAAGTGAGTAATCGTCGGTGTCCAGGGCCACATTTTAATCCCACGTTAGTTGGTGGGCAATTTGGTCCGGGTGGAGGCACCAAACCCCTCTTCATTGCGTCAAACTTGCCTTTTTCCGCCGCACCGACTGTCGGAATACACATGCAAGAAACTGTCATCACAAGAAAAATCATTACCACAAAGATCATCGGACTTGAACCACCAGACTTGCACAATATTGCCATCTctatttctttcctttttttctaTCCATAAATCTCTatcaatatatgtatatatatatttatttatggttGGTTGGTGGGTAAGTTTGATAAAAATGTGGATTCATGTAATTATGAGTCTATGACTACTTTATAGTTAAGGCAAATTGATGACTCAAACACATTTATGAATTTGGATAAGATTatagttttgatgatatttataaaatttattgaaatcctttttattttattagttagtATATTATGTAAATATGAATCCAAATAAGataaagttgtaaataatatttaattacatataaCTTTAATagtccaatttcaaataaaaaaatgggcacaattaattatgattattatttagtactttataattaaattttcctctttgaattcaaaaccaaaatataatattaaaaaattaggttTATTGTAGTATATATTACTACAATAGAGGATGAATTTAAAAACTCTACCTAAATCAATACAtcactttcattttttttttctaaaacttgATATTGATTAAACAAACTtattcatcatcaacaacaatacatcataaataatataacatcaCACTTCATCcgatcatcatcaacatcatcatccgATGCAAACCTCATTAATAGCCAACCAAAATgcaaaaatacattaaattgaaacgcttccttttttttttctcaatcaaCTTGGAGAAATTGAAAACAATGAAGAGAACCAAAAGATATAAGCTTCTCATGAACAACGTGATGacaatagataaaaaaaataaaacaatgctTTTCATTACAAAGAAATTCACCGCCGGAATATTCATTTTCCGATCGTCGGTATATTCCGTTGAGAGGAGCATGCTTGCGATTAAATCTTAATCAGATCCTTTAAAGCCGAAGATAGATCAGATCAAAAAACAAGCGAAATATCACAGTCCTTTCCATGCTTTTTAAGCATGAAAGCTCAAGCTTTAGAACTCGAACATTGTGAGAGTTTTTGCTGAACTCTTTAGTAGTTACACAATTTTATATCGAAACctagttatttaatattatattttaaatctttattaatataatatatggtgTATTGTTGCTTAAAATGGACAATACTATCAAATAGTAcatgtttttgtttgaaattctaTAATAGTTGATTTTAACAGCGGGCATTCAAGATCAATTGTTAAAAATCTCATCGCCACTTTTAATGATTTGACTTCATTCAACTTTGGTAATGTGAATAACAACATGCTCTAATACGTAAAggcattaaaataattaaaaaaattaacaacacAATTAAAACTCGTCACTAAAAGCATATTACTAAAAGAATATGGAATTgaagatatttattattatagcAAACATTTAACAATTATGCCAAGACATATTAGCTTATAATGAAGATACATGGTTTTCTCCGACGATGAGTATTTCAATTGGTCTGAGTGAGTAATCGCCGAAACGGAGGGACACATGGTAATTCCACAGAATATGGTGAGCAATTTGGTCCTGATGGAGGGACCAGACCCCTCTTTATTAGGTCAAACTTAACTTTCTCCGCCGCACCGGTCGCGGGACTACTCATGCAAGAAACTGTCATCACAAGGAAAATCATTAACACAACTATCACTAGACTTGAACCACCACCGGACTTGCACATTGccatctttctttcttcccttttttttctctccataaATCTCTATCAATATATATTGTTGGTGGGTAAGTTTTGGTGATTATGTTGATCCATGTAATTAAGAGTCTTTGATTGCTTTATAGTCAAAAAGATGACAAtcctatttgaaaataacttttGAATTTGGACAAGATTAATATAGTTTTGaggatatttataaaatttattttaaaactttttatttatgaGTTAGTATATTACATGAATatgaatataaagttttagataaaattttattatatataaatttattagtccaatttcaaataaaaaatggacagaaatatttattattttgtacttTATATAATCCTGTTACCATTTAATGAGAATGACTTGTAATCTAATATAGGAAATTTATGCACTATTTTTAAGGAAGCAGTGTAAGATTGAATAAATTGGTGGTTGAATTTATCTTGAAAAGATTAAAAACAATCTTGATATAAATAGACTAGAGGCATTTGTAGGTTGATTTTTCATCTAAATAtgtatcaaaaaaaataaattcttaattcaTAATACTTAACACTTAATTCAATATTATACATACAATTGGCAATTAATTGAGTTTTCGTGATGTGAACTCGTTTTTTTACATCAAATTGGGAAGGGCCATTGAATTTGTTCacataataattttgattcatAATTGTTGCTTAAAATGGgtaataccaaaaaaaaaaaataccttgtTGCTCAAAATACCATTATGGTGAATTTTAATCGGTCCGTCATTAAAATTCTCATAGCCACTTTTAATGATACGACTTCATCCAACTTTATTAAGGTCAATAACGGAGTTAAAAAGAGATGTaacaacacaattaaaatttGCCACTAAAAACATATACAGAAAtgaatcaaaattatgtaagattTGAAAGTATGACTTTTTTAGCAACAGTGTCTTACCATCATAATGTTGTTgtttaatgttaatattccactttaaaattgtgttaaacaAATAACATAGCTAACTCAAGTACAAAAAATCGTGTCTCAAAAAGTAAAGTTTACGAGTTCAATTCTAACTAAAAACGTCTtctaaatcaaaaaaataaaatacaataaaaataaatagatcaaACGTGTgtacaattaataatttaaaataaataggatGAAATAAATCTTATATAACACAAAATTTGCAATTACCAATTATAAGAGTGGCTTTATAATTAAACCTTCacaaaaactagtttttttttggtTCCACATTCATACTATAATATgcatactaaaaaataattaggcacaataaaatcacattaaagtaatgatagaaataaaaaatatatatataatatgaattttcCTACCCTTGAGCTCATTAAAATCTAATATTGATTCATAAGATGGTTCATTATATTTGCAACAAAAAATCAGATACTAATGTCAGTCATAAAAATTAACACGCTAAGAAGTTATATTCAATcaacctaaaatatatatttgtacttCAATTGCCTATATAGTGTACAAAAGGTCAAGAAAAATGGAAgtgcaaaatgaaaaatgattatAACATGTGATTTACCAAAGTATGAAAATAACCATACTAGGCTAAATGACTTATATATGTGCAAAGAATAAGATATGAAATTCATAGAATTCAATACTATTTGGGAAATAATGAGAGTCTAGTCTGATGCTAAGTTTTTCAGTCAATATGAGAGTTAAATTTAAAGCAAATGCTATATGTACTACACAATTCATAACTACAAGCACTATGTTGATAAACACTTCTTGGTACAAAATACTCCACTTAAAATCatgaatggaaaattttaattctaCATATTTTCTTTTCGTCTTACAATTACTAATACACATTAAACGTGCACCTGATTTTCTTGCCATAGACTTCCCTGCAAGTGTAAAACCAAACCAGCCCTGAAACAATTGGACAAAAGGATTAAGTTTGATTCATCCTTTTTTTTCTGGATAAACtttataatataacaaaataaacacaCATAGCATCAGCTTCTCTTCGCAGCTGTAACTGACCTATATAAACTCGACAGTGTTCCTATTCTTGACAACTAATATTCTGCAGGACATTCTCTCTTCTTCAATTATGGAAGGGATCAAACGTGTCAATCAGTGGCTAGTGGCTAAAGCAGTAACCAATAGGCCGAGAATAAGGAATGGTTGCGCACTAGCCTGGAATGTGATGATAGATCGATCAGTTAGTTGAAAATGAAGTTTCTGAGAAAGTTTAACAAACTTTACCTGATATTTGACATCGTATTTGACAGGGTCTTTGAGGAAATATTTAAACTGAAATAGAAGATAACAAAGTTTATTATGTTTTCACTTGATAATATCGTGCATTTACCACTCAATGGTAGAGATGGCAATGAAGCAGGGGCCATTTTCCTTTGGGAGTTTGTCCTCTCTACCATCCCGTAAACATTAAGTTTGGGAATATTCCCACGAAACACCGTTTACACTAACttacactatatatatatatatatatatatatatatatatatatatagtgtgtGCGAGGTAGATGGGAAGTGGGGTATGTAAATATCATGTACTCATAGCTGTACTCTTTGATCTAATTGGCCGAGTTTCTTACCTGGAAAAATACTTGTGGAACTATCAATGCTAGTAAAGCCAATGCGTAATTTGGCTTACCTACAGCTAGCAAATAACCTGTTGCAAGAATATTCATTCAGTTAGCAACTTTGTTTCGAATAGGAAGAAACACGAAAGCCATAGTATAGGAAGTTTAATGGGGTTTCTTTCCTCAATTTGCAAGTTCATGgagtgaaaataattaaaatcaatattaaaaaaccAACTGCATAGTAAGTTGATATGCCTAAGCCTTTTTGTACAAAAACCTTTAAGCATTCCTTACTCATTTTGCAATAATTCAAAGAGCTGTAATTAAAACCTTATGGTGTAATTGTAAATCCATGTGCATCATATCCATAACGGTATCATAAACAACATAGTCAAAGAAACTTTCAGGTTGATTTATATTGGCTTTAGCATGAAACTGTTTTtgtcatttcaaaattttcaaagtaaAAAATGAAAGTAATATTGTTTGTATTTGATATGAAAAGTGTGATTGGACTAGATAAAACTTTTTAAAGTGAAATGTTATtgaaaaaagtgattttttgacaaatttttcGATTATGCTAAAAAAAATGGTTGATGACAATTTTAgccaaatgttttttttaacattatggCAAAGTGGAAAAAAGATCTTCCGAAAAAAGGCTCAATTTGTTGAGCTCTGTGGAAAAAATGGAACCATATTGTCAGTTTTTTACAGACAAAACAACATATTAGCCTCATTTcaaaaaactttttatttttgtttctataACTGGATGTTAAAAAGTAAAGTCGGTCGGATATTGATTCAAAAATTTTATTACAACCAAAAAGGATTTCCAAATGGGGCCAATATATCAATAGCAGTGACTTACCAGCAACTGAAATCTGAGTTATGTCTATAGCACCAACACATATCCATTTGGCAGTCTCAGAACCAAAAGCCACTGGAAGTGACTGATACATTCCATGAAGATTTCAAAAATACAGATCACTTATATAGAGAAAGAAACATATGATGAAACAACATAATACCTGAAGTCCCATTGCTCTATCTCCTTCAACACTTTTAAAGTCATTTACAATGGCAATGCCCAACTAAAACACTCCAAAGCAAAAAACAAATGTTAGAGTATAAGACTTAACATGTATAATTATGTAAAGAATTAGTGAGCAATTCAAGTAGAAAATCACCCCTGCTACGCTATATAAGAGAGTGAGGACGATTATATCAGGTGTTAATGTCCCAAACAGTGCTTGACCAGCCCACCTGTCCACAGactattatttcaaaattgGTGCAATATAATCTTCAGATGCGTGACAAGAAGAGTAATACACTTTCTCCATTATTTAACTTCAAACTAGCATTTTTTTAGATGTGGTATGGGATTCATCATTTTGctagaaaatcaaagaaagaaaGCATGGCATCTAATTAACACATTGGCATCAAATATGgaatcaatcaattcatattAGGTTATGTTTGGCTGGTGTTAATTGGAATTGGGGTTCAATTCCAATGTTGTTGTTTGTTTGATCGTTTAAACTAAGgaattaattacaatttaaagttcaataaattttaaaaagaaatgagtttttaattttcaattctaCCATTGAATATTAAGAATCACAGTttcaatttatttcattaatttcaaTGTCATTACCTCTTGTTAGAGTCTTGTCCACCGGGCTAACACTTATTTTAAGCCTTGGTCCAACACACTAACAGATTTTCCATAGTCGTCAGATCGATGGGttaaagtattataaattttgtggtttgtatatattatattaatgaagaataaaatattaaatattttttcataaaaattataattctataattttccaaacatagaattgaattataattcaattaaaaaatgtatagaATTGGAATTTTAATTCCATTTCTAAATATCCGAGCATAgccttataaatatatatcatgtatTTTGCTTACAATAATTACTGTTGACACTGGTAACTAATTACTCGGCAGATATATATTTTGGAGCTATAAATATGGTGGTAAAGGAGCTAACAAAATGTAGAATTTCAACATAGTATAAACAGTAGTATGAACTTATTAACCATCAAAATGTAGCTTAATAGGGATGACTCACCAAGGTAAACTAATATAGCTAGCTCCTAAGGCAAAATTTCCAATCCAGCCATTCTGCTTGAGCTGCAAGAATGCAAAGATAACAGAATATACGGAATTAGTTAACAAACTTCCAAACAATCAAGATTCATGTAAACAAAACCAAAGTGGTTACGAGTACCTTTAAAGGTGGTGCTGAATAAATATAAGAGAGCAACGATCCACCCAAAGCAAGGTAAAAGATTATAGGGAAGTTATGCCCTGCCTACAAAGCACatgcatttaatatttttatcatttcatGAGAAGAACTTCAAAAGTAGAAGCTTACCCACACATCCAAAATACCACCCAATCCAAGACCTGCTAGAAGCAACACCCATATTTGGGTAATGACCTGTGTAATGGGAAAAAGGTGAAATGAACTCTCCAAAGGCCCTGGAAGAGAGATatttcatttggaaacacttttatttttgtaaatgtttgAAGACTAAACTTAGTCAGAGATAGATTcagaaatttatttatgttcctgtatttgaaacaaataaatttctATCCAAATAGAGAAACATATTTCAAAAGTGAAATTGTGCATAGTATACCTCATTCTCGGATATGGCACCTGATGGAATAGGACGATAAGGTTCATTAATAGCATCAATGTCCCTATCATACCAATCATTGATTGTCTGGAAGGTAAACACAGAGAAAAACAGGTGCACATTTCAGAATTTCAATAGAACAACTATCAGTTGTTTCTATACATACAAACCTGTGTATAGCCAGTCAAGCATGGCCCAGACATTAGCATGCATACAACTGATTTGGCAACATCCTCCAATGTCCAATGGAAATTTCCTGCAAGAGAAGCCTTAATAGTTGCATAGACATGACTTTGGGA
Proteins encoded:
- the LOC124911387 gene encoding chlorophyll synthase, chloroplastic-like, with protein sequence MAVLLNTTLSSSLLSNSKTTRFRTSFTQMPISVSFSRRRLTVRATETQKEDKSQVPDKAPAKGGSSINQILGIKGAKQEKDKWKIRVQLTKPVTWPPLIWGVVCGAAASGNFHWTLEDVAKSVVCMLMSGPCLTGYTQTINDWYDRDIDAINEPYRPIPSGAISENEVITQIWVLLLAGLGLGGILDVWAGHNFPIIFYLALGGSLLSYIYSAPPLKLKQNGWIGNFALGASYISLPWWAGQALFGTLTPDIIVLTLLYSVAGLGIAIVNDFKSVEGDRAMGLQSLPVAFGSETAKWICVGAIDITQISVAGYLLAVGKPNYALALLALIVPQVFFQFKYFLKDPVKYDVKYQASAQPFLILGLLVTALATSH